One genomic region from Candidatus Rokuibacteriota bacterium encodes:
- the coaD gene encoding pantetheine-phosphate adenylyltransferase, whose product MGKRAVYPGMFDPVHNGHLDLIERSLRIFDELILAVVANPAKEPLFSIKERLDMLDESTAGLGNLRITSFDGLLIDLVAHERADCVIRGIRAISDFEYEFQMALMNRKLRDSVETVFMMPHEKYTYISSRLIKEVASYGAAVAGLVPSSVETRLKEKFARK is encoded by the coding sequence ATGGGCAAGCGTGCCGTCTATCCGGGAATGTTCGATCCGGTCCACAACGGCCACCTGGACCTGATCGAGCGGAGCCTCCGCATCTTCGACGAGCTGATCCTGGCCGTGGTCGCCAACCCGGCGAAGGAGCCCCTCTTCTCGATCAAGGAGCGGCTCGACATGCTCGACGAGTCCACGGCCGGGCTTGGGAACCTCCGCATCACGTCCTTCGACGGCCTCCTGATCGACCTCGTGGCCCACGAACGCGCCGACTGCGTGATCCGGGGGATCCGCGCGATCTCGGACTTCGAGTACGAGTTCCAGATGGCGCTGATGAACCGCAAGCTCCGCGACAGCGTGGAGACCGTCTTCATGATGCCCCACGAGAAGTACACCTATATCTCCTCCCGGCTCATCAAAGAGGTCGCGAGCTACGGCGCCGCGGTCGCGGGCCTGGTGCCCTCGAGCGTCGAGACGCGGCTGAAGGAGAAGTTCGCCAGGAAGTAA